The Arachis hypogaea cultivar Tifrunner chromosome 14, arahy.Tifrunner.gnm2.J5K5, whole genome shotgun sequence DNA window ATTActctataaaatattaaaaaatgttgTTAATTCTGTATACTCATGATGATGAAATTAGGGCAGAAGGAAATACACTCCCTTAAGGCAACCAACTTGTCAACAAGTGCTTATTGACAAAATATCTCAAGGTCCTATAACTTTGATTGTGATTGGAGCACATACCAACTTGGCTATTCTTTTCATGACTCATCCACACCTCAAGAAAAATGTGGACCATATTTACATCATGGGTGGTGGTGTAAGGTCAAGAAATCCAACTGGTTGCTGCCCCAAGAATGCCTCCTCTGCCTGCGTGGCACGTCAGTGCGGCGACCATGGCAATTTGTTCACAGACTATACTAGTAATCCTTATGCAGAGTTCAACATTTTTGGAGACCCTTTTGCAGCATATCAGGTTATTACTTGCAAAGCAATTAAACTCTTATCTAAGTTAATTTAGACAAATCAAAGTGtttgattattattgttattatgatAGGTGATTCATTCTGGTATCCCTGTGACCCTTGTTCCTCTTGATGCCACAAACACAATCCCTATCACTAGAGAATTCTTTGATGAATTTGAAAAGAGTCAAGAAACTTATGAGGCACAATACTGCTTCAAGTCCTTGAAAATGGCTCGAGATACTTGGTTCGACGACCAATTCTACACGGTAATTTGTACATTCATTCCcatgattgattgattggtttTGCACTTGTTAACATAGCATTGTTGTTGGCAGAGTTATTTCATGTGGGATTCATTCACATGTGGTGTGGCAGCCTCAATCATGATGAGTAACTCTAAAGGAGAAAATGAATTTGCTGAGATGGAATATATGAACATAACTGTAGTTACATCAAATAAACCTTATGGAGTATATGATGGATCAAACCCATTATTTGATGGCCTCAAAGTTCCTAAATTCAATCTAAAGAAAGGTGATTTGCATAGTGGTCATGTCCAAACAGGACTTAGAGATCCATTTTGCATTCTGAAGAATGGTAAAGGGAAATGTCAGGTAACTCCATTTATCATTTAACTTAATTTACTTATAGTATAATGTTTTATGTATTAATTTTGTATTGCAAAATGTTGTATAGGATGGTTATACAGCTGAGGAAAATGGTACAGACTCAGTGAGGGTACTTGTGGCCACAAAAGCTAAGTCTAACCGAGATGTTAATAGTTTACTTGACAGAGAATTTTTCATAAGCTTCTTGAATGTAAGTTCACTATCTTGTAcatgttatattattattttgtataatttgAGTGTTTGAAATGATACTAGTATCTGAATTATAGGTTCTAAAGCAAGGAGAAAATGCAGGGAGGTTCAATTTCAGCACACAATTTCCATACTACAGAGAAGTAACTTACATGCCAGATTTTGCAAATATAAGACTAGGGAAGCCTGTTGTGTTTGACATGGACATGAGTCCTGGAGATTTTCTTGCCCTATTTTACCTCCTTAAAGTTCCTGTTCAACTCATCAACCTTAAGGTGTTGTAACattttagagaaaaggacaaataggttccTAACTTTTTGTCCCGCGAACATTTTCGTCCCagaccattgaaaaatattttaagtccctgaccttcacaaaacttagacggatcagtccctccgtccaaatgcctccgtcagggattGATCCGTctaaatgcctccgtcagggactgatccgtccaagttttgtgaaggtcagggacttaaaagtatttttcaatggttagaGACGAAAATGTTCGCGGGGCAAAAAGTTAGGGATCTATTTgtctttttttcaatattttattttggattaAGCTCTTCTAGAATGGAAAAATTGGTAAAATGATAAAGtagtattttaattatccttagattaaaataataagactaacaaatgataaaaattatagaaaaatttttaaatgtatCGGTACATTGATATTTCAATGATTTTTAactgttgatcttaattataaaaaatatataattaacattaacaattaaaattttctGAAATACTGATGTATCAGTATACTTGAAAgctttctaaaattataaatttaaaggtaattaaaaacaTTACTTTCTCACTTTATTTTGAAGTTTTGATTGTGGGTTTGGTTCAGGGAATAATAGTGAGCCCAACAGGGTGGGCTAATGGTGCAACAATAGATGTGGTGTATGACATACTGCATATGATGGGCCGTGATGATATCCCAGTTGGGCTTGGAGATATGTTTGCTATGAACCAATCAGATCCAACATTCTCAGCTGTTGGATCATGTAACTATGCCAAGGCCATTCCCAATGGATATGGTGGATTCTTGGACTCTGATACTCTCTATGGCTTGGCCCGCCATCTTCCTCGAAGCCCAAGAAGGTGcctttctattttttgttattgCTGTTGACCATGGATACCTTTGACTTTGAGTTGACCGAGTGTGTGTGGCAGGTATACGGCAGAAAACTCGGTAGAGTTTGGGGCTCCAAGGGATACAGATCACCCTGAACTTAGACAACCATTGGCTATGGAAATTTGGGATTCAATATTGCAAAAAACTAATCCACATTCCAAGATTACAGTGTTGACCAATGGACCCCTCACTAATTTGGCAAAGCTTGTGTCAATCAGTAACATAAGCTCTAGAATTCAGGTAACTTGTTATATTCTACGTTTAATAATAGGTGAATGTTATGGTGTCTATGAATCTATGATATTGTGTCTAacttattaaataagataaatagataatatttaataaattttaaatattttattttttttatatattttattttttacttataaatTTAAGTTAAGTAATTTAGACATCATAATAAAAGACACCATAGAATTTACTTTAATAATATTAGCATAAACTACAAAAAAACGCACTCGAGTGATTTTGTCGTTAATAAAAGTACATTCGAATTTTGATATTGATAAAAATATCCTCAAATAATTTATTAACGtgataaaaatatccaaaaatgatttttttattagcGGTAAACGATTTTAGTATGTGACAAATCGCTTATGCATTTGATCCAgaattttatagaaatatttagataattatttaaaaatatacacaaaaaatcacacaaaaaacatatatttagcgaaaaattatcaaattttaagaataaaaatatctcatttttctaattatacttgtaaaaaattgtatcaaaattcaatttctaaattatttttttgagaatacatatttaattttggacatttttatcacatttttaaattatttgaggatATTTTTATCGATACCAAAATTTAAGTGCATTATTGTCCACGACAAAATTATTCGAGTATATTTTGGTGATTTAcccaataatattatttatacaccaaagattttttaaattcgtataaaaatacaatagttattaacatataaaaaaatcgattattaaaatataaaatacacactaaaaataaattaaataaatatttttgaatcatTAAAAAAAAGACCGGTGTCAAAAAAAGTGTGTACTATAGAGCATGTTTATTTTACCATAATGGGCTAATATGATGACATGATTAGCATTGATTCCAAAAGGTTTATTCAGGAGGTTTATGTAATGGGGGGACACATGAGCAAGAATGGTAGTGACAAAGGAAATGTGTTTTCCATCCCTTCAAACGAGTATGCAGAATTCAATATGTTTCTGGATCCTTTAGCAGCCAAGACAGTGTTTGAATCACAAGTTAATATCACACTCATTCCACTAAGTGTTCAACAAAGTGCAACTTCATTCTCAACTATTTTGTCTAGCTTGCATTGCAAACAGAAAACACCTGAAGCTGTGTTTTCCAAGCGCCTCCTTTCAAGGCTACACTATTTGAAGCAAATCCACCACAGATATCAACATATGGTACATTCTCATGCTTATTACTATGCTCATTTTTAACCTGCAAAATAGAGTTAAGCCCTATTTTGGTTCTTGAAATTGGCGAGTTGCACTGATTTGATTCCTGATTTCCCAATTGCCACACTTTGGTCCTCCAGATTTAAAAAAGTGCACCAATATAGTCCTTCTTCAACGCCGTTAGTGAGATAGCTCAAGTCTTACCATGTTAGACATATTAAAACGACGTTGTATACATTTTGACGCTAAAAGAGCACTAAATGATGTCATTTCAGGTTTTGAACAATATCAAAAGGGAGGGATATAACGTTTTAGTATTGTTCAAACCCTCAAACGACGTCATTTAGTGCTTTCTTTAGTGCCAAAATGCATACCGCGTCGTTTTAATATGTCTAGCGTGACAAGACTTGAGCTACGCCACTAACAGTGTTGAATTCTAGCGACGGAATATACACGAAGGACTATATTAGTACACTTTTTTTTAATCTCGATGATCAAATTATAACAATTGAAAAGTCATGAATCAAATTAGTACAACATGCCAATTTCAGGGACCAAAATGAGGTTTAACTCCCTGAAAATATACTAGAAAGCTTTGTAATGTGGCATGCAGGACACATTCCTAGGAGAAATTCTAGGTGCAGTTGTGTTGGCTAATGGGCCTTCAAGTATTGATGCAAACTTTGAGATGAAGCCCATTAGAGTTTTGGCCCAAGGTGATGAATCCATTGATGGCATAACAGTGGTGGATGAGAAACATGGAAAATTGGTGAGGATTCTAAGCCATGTGGATGAAAAAGCTTATCATTCTTTGTATGTAAAGAGGCTTGGTGATCTGAACCAATCAGCTAAGGTAGCAAGCTTTGAAGAACAGAGGAGACAATGGAGCCATCCACATCCTTGATAGAGAGATAGAGAGGGGAATTAAACTTGTTTTATGATTATGTGCAAAGAGCATAACAGATTTTTATACAGTATAGTTTCTAATTGGGTTAGTTATTTTGTTGGTATCTAtcgttttattaaatttataattaaatttttatactttttttctttcaattggatctttatactgtttttaattttataattaaattttttttaatgtaaaaaatattaaagttaactgaatattttttcgCAAATTGAAAATATTCAtacttaaaaatctaattaaattttttattgcatGTATTTTGACAGAAATATTCTAttaatctcaatattttttatatgaaaattgcctaattaaaaaattaaaaacagtgtaGAAATTtaggtaaaaagaaaaaaaaaagtataatgacctaattaaaaatttggtaaaactatcaagaccaacagaataattcaATATTTCTAATTTGTGTGGCTAGTATTCTTCAAAATAGACTTTCTGAGTtcatttaatagaattttatggCAATGGTGGCTTTTTGGACTCTAACACTCTAAttccatgaaaaaaaaaaaaggaggaaaaaacACTCTAATTCTTGGCCTGTACAAAGCATATCATATCACCATATGCTAAAATTAATCCTTTTATGTAAGTTTcgtccaacaaaaaaaaaagactttcATATGGGTTACTAGTATTGATATTAATATACATAATGTATGTAAAGTTTTTTAATTTGTAGCAGCAGTATGTTCCAAGAAATCTCTACCTCTGAAGAATATAAAATATTCACTTATGCTAACACTCAATATATGATATCTATACTATATGTTGGTGACTTCCAATAGAAAGCATTTGAATTTAACAGATTATCATTTGATTTttgtacattattattattattattattattattattattattattattattattattattattattattattattattattattattattattattattattatgtacattaTAGTAATACAGTAATACTAATAGCCCTTCAAGGTCAAATTAAACCCATTGAAGTCTTGGCCCAAGGTGATGAATAATCCATTGACATGGCTTATTATAATACATATGCGAAGATAGAAAGCTTTGAAGAACACTAGAAAATGGAGTCATCCTTATTCCATAATACATGGTATGTAGATGCTACAAAGTACACATTAAAGAGTGCAACCACTAATAATATTATCCCTTTTAGGACAAGTCTAATAATGATAATATAGTAATAATAAAGCATGCATAATtaattgtataaaataattaaattttaataaaaaatattatatacatactaaaattaatcactatatatttatatataaatacatatataatttaacttatttttaatatatattttatattttaatatatataatttatattagtgactaattttaatatatacctaGTATAGTTGAATTTTAATAATCATACCATCGATATCATATTGTTTATTTAAGTACAATTTATATTGTGTGGCTGATAATTTTCAACATAAACTGGCTAATGGGGTGgcttttctaattttctttttccttaccCACTTGACCACTTTGCAAAGAATACTACTTGGAAGTTAAGGATGTCTTTGGAAgtttaaaagaagatgaatagaaaaacaataaatatatagtaaAACGATATAAAAATTGTGACTTATCATATTGTTTAAGAGTTAATAATATAAGTAAGTAAATAAATGTGTGTATATATTTATccactttaaatttttaaatatgattACTTATTGAGTTATTGATATTATAAAATGATTTTTAagctaattaaatttatataaattttaacatggctatataaagaaaaatagagtaAACATCAGCcgtttattttttagatattgataAAATTTTGGTGTAACATTccgttattaaatatttaaattttaaaatttttttaaaatacaggTACGTATTAACAATACGTTCCACGTATTGTATATTTTTTCGCGGATTGGCAATACGTTGAAGTGTAATTGTCTCactcctaaaattttaaaaaatttcttaaaatctaataactaaatgttacaccaaaattttttttatattaaaaaaaattgccaATATAACCACATAAATTTCACAATCTTTGTTTAGTAATGTATTGAAAAAAAAGTCCAGAAATAGGGGCGTTTATGAATTGGATCTGATCTGCATATCCGCGATATTTATCTGAATCTGATCTTAAAATTGTGGATATAGATCCAATTCGCAAGGCTATCGGATCGTATCGGATCAAATCTGTACACTAATAAGATCGGATTGCGAATTTTATGTTAATATTCAcatatccgcgtatccgcaaaaataaatagataaataagtaaatattctttttatattttatttcaactaataattatcatatatgttatattattttttttattatttaaaaaaatatgtttaatattattttaaaaacaaatatgtttaaaagaatagaaaaatagattttattaatttttttaaataaaaataaacttttaaaaagtatttttatgttTCGTAGATATATTCGATATCCAATCCGCAAATGTACTGATCGAATCCAAGCTAAAAAACTGCGGATATTAGATCCGATCCGTATTTACTAAGatccaaaaatctttttatcatgtatatatatataacaccatgcatgagttagaattaaccaaaaaaaaaaaacaccatgaGTTAGATTCCCTTCCCCACCATATTCGAAAACTTAATAACAAATCAACATAAGAAGCGATTAATATTCTTGTTTGTGGAGGGTGGTTTGTGAGATGACACTATTGGGGCATTGTCATGAGATGTCTTGTCTTGTCTTGTCTTGTCTTTGTAGATTGGCATGGCATCCTAAGAATTTCAACATTAAAATGACCATCTTTTGTTGTTACAATGGCAACTATGAACTTAACTAATCAATAACATAATTTCGGCTACTTTTTCCAAATTATGATTTCGGTTCCATTAAGGAGCAGACAAAGGGACAAGGCCACCACATCATTTAGATTTGACTTCTTTACGGAATCTCAATCTTATCTTTCCCAACCATTACTCTTATCTTCCAcactatttaaatattaattattcgcCGTCCTTCTCACTTTACATCTCCATCATTATCTtagctatattattattatttatgcataatctattttattttaataaataaaataataatttagtatttaattttctgcaattgttTATCTAATAGTAAAATTGTGTGTTTAACTTTCATGTATCTCTTTCAATAATATCTAAACAAtaatgataatataaaaaataaactattacTTGACAAATTAActtataaatgaataaaattaagatttaacacaacaaaaatattcaaacactaatttatttataaatagattTATTAACATTccgattttatatataaaaaatagtttattttcatagatttatcatctaaatttttataaaaaaaaaaaaaaaaaacttactctCTAAAAGAATATATTGAATTCTGCTGATAacttattatttaagaaaaagtaATGATTCGTAGAGAATCAAAAGACACGTGTAGGAGATCTAAGATGTGGTGGAAAACATGTTAACTATTCCATCCCCTTTGtcgatgattgaaattgatttgCTTGTCCTTATCAAATTCATGGTGGAGATATATCCTTTCCCATTTGTGGCACCATATTCATGATCCATGATCACATCTTCAATTAATAATTGGTCTGACCAACAATTTCACTTTAATTTCTTCCTATTGGGCAGAGAGAGAAGAAACTATGATCAAATAACCTTCATTCATTCCAAAACATGCAATAGATTGATTACACACACCACCAAGTAGCTTTTCTCCTCATAGAAATTCATTCCATACAAGCTAAGATaatatttaacaataataatggtgaagAGGATCACAATTAAAGTATCTTCAAGAATATAATAATCCACTCCCTTAGAAACCCAGTTCCATCATAGGGATTGATCCGCCAGCTGCAACAATTTGTTGCTCAAgctgcaaaagaaaaaagaaaaaggatgagaaaTGTGAATAATGTTCTAGAACTTAAGTCTTATTAATTTCCATAGTTAAGTTAACTAATTACCCTAAAAAGTGTTTCAAGCTTATTCTTGACAAGGCAATACTCTTGCTTCACTTGTTGTAGACATCTAAGGCACCTGCACAACATAAAAATTACCAAAAAAGAAATTATTTCACtcataggtagcgtttgttttgaggtattgagacagaGACTGGAAGATTGAGATTCAGTATCatatttgttggttcagagactgatactaaaatttctgtctctgtccccaaaatttcaatattttagtACCTCCAAAAAATATGGACATgaaggactaaaatttttagaaatgaaactgaaactttaataacattttatatctaaaataccctcatttcaattaattaattccaattttattctttgtgcaaattaaattagagtttcattcttattttaatttctgtcttACACTTTGCACAAAAAAAGATActaagatttatttcaatctctgtctctcgattttagtctttctgtctctgtctcttcaCCAAACACTACCGTATAGAACTTTAAAATTACCAAAGAAGTTATCTCAAAGAGAAATTCATGGGCAGAAAATTCTTTATTTACATCTTGAAATTTTGCTAACCACTATCTTAAGGTAATTAAAAATTAAGACTTTGTGGAAacttttgaatgaaaaaataaaggaGTTATCTTATCTATGCATTCATTGTGCTGTTAAAAAATCTATAAAAAGTAGAGTAGTTAGTTTCTGGTTTCTACTATTAAGAAAACCTTAGCCAATGGCCTTATCAAAACCATTTCTTTACACATGTCAAACATTTGTGCATGGCCATTGTTGTAATAAGTTACTACTAGCAAATAGTACCAAAGAGTAATATTAGTAACTAACTTACGCTTCTACATTCTGTTCCTCACAGAAGTTGCGGAAAGCAATGCATGCATTTTTCACCCTTTGTGCTCCTATGCTGTTCATCATACATACAAATATATGTGTCAGCACAATCATTCTTATgtggtttaataataataataataatcagaaAGTGACCTTAACTATACAAGTATTGCACAAAACCCTTCTTACTCCCACCCTTTCAATTTATCAGTCCAACAACCAAacaaaacacagattaaagtgcaaaagaaaaaaaaatattgacaaatGTAGAAAATTATATTGAGGAATTTTTTTCCATAAGTTCTCAAGATTCTGTTTTGATTGGGTTgtaaaatttgaataaattttcAGATACCTTGAGCTGCTACCCTTTAACTGATGAACATGAGCATCAACTTTCTTGAAGTCAACACCTTGCTGATCCCTGCCCAGTAAAAAATAAACCAGAAGATcattaaatttttcaaattcaTCAATGAATTGTGTGTGAAGAGCAAAGAGGCATTCTGTTTTGAGTTCAGGAGACACTGACAGAGCAAAATTAAGATCTTTGAGAAGCCTCTCAGAATCATCAAAGAAGAGAGACACaacttcaacaacaaattcaGGGTTGTTCTCGTCTTGGAGCTGCTGAAGTTGCAGAAACTGATTATCCAAGAAACCCTTCTCTCACAGCAACAAAGATGAATAAAAATCAGAACTTGGAAAGCATCTAACCCCCCAAAAACATAAGAACGAAAAACAATTGCGAATTTGTTGAAAAGATTTCATCTTTACCTCGATGAACAAGGATCTGGTGTAGTCGAGCCACTGTCTCTGCATCTGACCCACGTCCATGGCTTTCAAGtttgaaaacagaaaaatgaaaaagcTACTTGTTGGTGTTATTCGAGCCCAACAGAGTTTTGGCCTTAAAGTTTAGAGCTTTGAGGGAATTATTGGTTAATAATCAGAAACAAAGAAATGGGgatttggagagagagagagggaggaacAAACTCCGAGGTTGGTGGTGATGTTGGGTATGTTGCCACTCTGTGTAATAATAATGGGTGTCTTAAAAAGGGTTGAGAGAAGAGGGTGCCCAGTTTTTATTCCTCTCTGGATTTGCgctttcattctt harbors:
- the LOC112741107 gene encoding nucleoside hydrolase 3 isoform X2; the protein is MLFPMRFCVAAMLSMAVLGTLGASMNTVEASPGPRRILLDTDVDTDDFFALLYLLKLNRSQFHLEVYDLLYMMNRDDVAVGIGGEGGILPNGTILPNVGGYVPIIDQGMRTTGGCRYRQAIPIGLGGRLDIDANYGIRKAFLPQGRRKYTPLRQPTCQQVLIDKISQGPITLIVIGAHTNLAILFMTHPHLKKNVDHIYIMGGGVRSRNPTGCCPKNASSACVARQCGDHGNLFTDYTSNPYAEFNIFGDPFAAYQVIHSGIPVTLVPLDATNTIPITREFFDEFEKSQETYEAQYCFKSLKMARDTWFDDQFYTSYFMWDSFTCGVAASIMMSNSKGENEFAEMEYMNITVVTSNKPYGVYDGSNPLFDGLKVPKFNLKKGDLHSGHVQTGLRDPFCILKNGKGKCQDGYTAEENGTDSVRVLVATKAKSNRDVNSLLDREFFISFLNVLKQGENAGRFNFSTQFPYYREVTYMPDFANIRLGKPVVFDMDMSPGDFLALFYLLKVPVQLINLKGIIVSPTGWANGATIDVVYDILHMMGRDDIPVGLGDMFAMNQSDPTFSAVGSCNYAKAIPNGYGGFLDSDTLYGLARHLPRSPRRYTAENSVEFGAPRDTDHPELRQPLAMEIWDSILQKTNPHSKITVLTNGPLTNLAKLVSISNISSRIQEVYVMGGHMSKNGSDKGNVFSIPSNEYAEFNMFLDPLAAKTVFESQVNITLIPLSVQQSATSFSTILSSLHCKQKTPEAVFSKRLLSRLHYLKQIHHRYQHMDTFLGEILGAVVLANGPSSIDANFEMKPIRVLAQGDESIDGITVVDEKHGKLVRILSHVDEKAYHSLYVKRLGDLNQSAKVASFEEQRRQWSHPHP
- the LOC112741107 gene encoding nucleoside hydrolase 3 isoform X3, which encodes MLFPMRFCVAAMLSMAVLGTLGASMNTVEASPGPRRILLDTDVDTDDFFALLYLLKLNRSQFHLEAVTINANAWTNAGHAVNQVYDLLYMMNRDDVAVGIGGEGGILPNGTILPNVGGYVPIIDQGMRTTGGCRYRQAIPIGLGGRLDIDANYGIRKAFLPQGRRKYTPLRQPTCQQVLIDKISQGPITLIVIGAHTNLAILFMTHPHLKKNVDHIYIMGGGVRSRNPTGCCPKNASSACVARQCGDHGNLFTDYTSNPYAEFNIFGDPFAAYQVIHSGIPVTLVPLDATNTIPITREFFDEFEKSQETYEAQYCFKSLKMARDTWFDDQFYTSYFMWDSFTCGVAASIMMSNSKGENEFAEMEYMNITVVTSNKPYGVYDGSNPLFDGLKVPKFNLKKGDLHSGHVQTGLRDPFCILKNGKGKCQDGYTAEENGTDSVRVLVATKAKSNRDVNSLLDREFFISFLNVLKQGENAGRFNFSTQFPYYREVTYMPDFANIRLGKPVVFDMDMSPGDFLALFYLLKVPVQLINLKGIIVSPTGWANGATIDVVYDILHMMGRDDIPVGLGDMFAMNQSDPTFSAVGSCNYAKAIPNGYGGFLDSDTLYGLARHLPRSPRRYTAENSVEFGAPRDTDHPELRQPLAMEIWDSILQKTNPHSKITVLTNGPLTNLAKLVSISNISSRIQEVYVMGGHMSKNGSDKGNVFSIPSNEYAEFNMFLDPLAAKTVFESQVNITLIPLSVQQSATSFSTILSSLHCKQKTPEAVFSKRLLSRLHYLKQIHHRYQHMKAL
- the LOC112741108 gene encoding histidine-containing phosphotransfer protein 1, with amino-acid sequence MDVGQMQRQWLDYTRSLFIEGFLDNQFLQLQQLQDENNPEFVVEVVSLFFDDSERLLKDLNFALDQQGVDFKKVDAHVHQLKGSSSSIGAQRVKNACIAFRNFCEEQNVEACLRCLQQVKQEYCLVKNKLETLFRLEQQIVAAGGSIPMMELGF
- the LOC112741107 gene encoding nucleoside hydrolase 3 isoform X4, yielding MQIMESGKLSFHRRKYTPLRQPTCQQVLIDKISQGPITLIVIGAHTNLAILFMTHPHLKKNVDHIYIMGGGVRSRNPTGCCPKNASSACVARQCGDHGNLFTDYTSNPYAEFNIFGDPFAAYQVIHSGIPVTLVPLDATNTIPITREFFDEFEKSQETYEAQYCFKSLKMARDTWFDDQFYTSYFMWDSFTCGVAASIMMSNSKGENEFAEMEYMNITVVTSNKPYGVYDGSNPLFDGLKVPKFNLKKGDLHSGHVQTGLRDPFCILKNGKGKCQDGYTAEENGTDSVRVLVATKAKSNRDVNSLLDREFFISFLNVLKQGENAGRFNFSTQFPYYREVTYMPDFANIRLGKPVVFDMDMSPGDFLALFYLLKVPVQLINLKGIIVSPTGWANGATIDVVYDILHMMGRDDIPVGLGDMFAMNQSDPTFSAVGSCNYAKAIPNGYGGFLDSDTLYGLARHLPRSPRRYTAENSVEFGAPRDTDHPELRQPLAMEIWDSILQKTNPHSKITVLTNGPLTNLAKLVSISNISSRIQEVYVMGGHMSKNGSDKGNVFSIPSNEYAEFNMFLDPLAAKTVFESQVNITLIPLSVQQSATSFSTILSSLHCKQKTPEAVFSKRLLSRLHYLKQIHHRYQHMDTFLGEILGAVVLANGPSSIDANFEMKPIRVLAQGDESIDGITVVDEKHGKLVRILSHVDEKAYHSLYVKRLGDLNQSAKVASFEEQRRQWSHPHP
- the LOC112741107 gene encoding nucleoside hydrolase 3 isoform X1 is translated as MLFPMRFCVAAMLSMAVLGTLGASMNTVEASPGPRRILLDTDVDTDDFFALLYLLKLNRSQFHLEAVTINANAWTNAGHAVNQVYDLLYMMNRDDVAVGIGGEGGILPNGTILPNVGGYVPIIDQGMRTTGGCRYRQAIPIGLGGRLDIDANYGIRKAFLPQGRRKYTPLRQPTCQQVLIDKISQGPITLIVIGAHTNLAILFMTHPHLKKNVDHIYIMGGGVRSRNPTGCCPKNASSACVARQCGDHGNLFTDYTSNPYAEFNIFGDPFAAYQVIHSGIPVTLVPLDATNTIPITREFFDEFEKSQETYEAQYCFKSLKMARDTWFDDQFYTSYFMWDSFTCGVAASIMMSNSKGENEFAEMEYMNITVVTSNKPYGVYDGSNPLFDGLKVPKFNLKKGDLHSGHVQTGLRDPFCILKNGKGKCQDGYTAEENGTDSVRVLVATKAKSNRDVNSLLDREFFISFLNVLKQGENAGRFNFSTQFPYYREVTYMPDFANIRLGKPVVFDMDMSPGDFLALFYLLKVPVQLINLKGIIVSPTGWANGATIDVVYDILHMMGRDDIPVGLGDMFAMNQSDPTFSAVGSCNYAKAIPNGYGGFLDSDTLYGLARHLPRSPRRYTAENSVEFGAPRDTDHPELRQPLAMEIWDSILQKTNPHSKITVLTNGPLTNLAKLVSISNISSRIQEVYVMGGHMSKNGSDKGNVFSIPSNEYAEFNMFLDPLAAKTVFESQVNITLIPLSVQQSATSFSTILSSLHCKQKTPEAVFSKRLLSRLHYLKQIHHRYQHMDTFLGEILGAVVLANGPSSIDANFEMKPIRVLAQGDESIDGITVVDEKHGKLVRILSHVDEKAYHSLYVKRLGDLNQSAKVASFEEQRRQWSHPHP